In Arachis hypogaea cultivar Tifrunner chromosome 2, arahy.Tifrunner.gnm2.J5K5, whole genome shotgun sequence, a genomic segment contains:
- the LOC112754814 gene encoding protein WHAT'S THIS FACTOR 1 homolog, chloroplastic isoform X1: MLIFTLLRGGGLQCNRVSSVTHLKAMLFKPHTISSHILSNHLNQLRSISSLKVVWRKDPELDRAIENDKRFKLCARVVREVLNEPRHVIPLRYLEKRRQRMHLKVKIETFLNHNPGLFDVYLDRIKPKTEPVRFIRFSAKLQNFLEEQKRIFQKNEDLIVAKLCKLLMMSKNKVVSADKLLHVKKEFGFPDDFLVDLVPRYSNYFRLIGSPGEGQSFLELVNWEPKFAKSVIEHRAEEESERIGIRVRPNFRVQLPSGFVLKKDMRDWVRDWMELNYVSPYADVSHLEQNSREMEKRMVGVFHELLSLSLYKRIPVPILGKFCDEYRFSNAFSSVFTRHSGIFYMSLKGGIETAVLREAYEGDKLVDLDPLLEIKDKFVELLEEGWRQRAEELRLKQEKLRRDMENSATKVDQMSVKETNVDGRRHVDNGRRRAFKDFSETVLQENLCFGPARSLQYIGVGEQYI, from the exons ATGTTGATTTTTACCTTGCTGCGAGGAGGAGGCCTCCAG TGCAACAGAGTGAGCAGTGTCACACACCTGAAAGCAATGCTCTTCAAACCCCACACCATCTCTTCCCACATCCTCAGCAACCACCTCAACCAACTAAGATCCATTTCAAGCCTCAAAGTCGTTTGGCGCAAAGACCCAGAACTCGACCGTGCAATCGAAAACGACAAGCGTTTCAAGCTATGCGCCCGCGTCGTTCGCGAAGTCCTCAACGAACCCCGCCACGTCATCCCCCTTCGCTACCTCGAAAAGCGTCGCCAAAGAATGCACCTCAAAGTCAAAATCGAAACCTTCCTCAACCATAACCCTGGTTTGTTCGACGTCTACTTGGACCGCATTAAGCCCAAAACCGAACCTGTCCGGTTCATCCGGTTCAGTGCAAAGCTCCAGAACTTTCTAGAAGAACAAAAGAGAATCTTCCAGAAGAACGAGGACTTGATCGTTGCGAAACTCTGTAAGCTTTTGATGATGTCTAAGAATAAAGTTGTTAGTGCTGATAAGTTGCTTCATGTCAAGAAGGAATTCGGTTTCCCTGATGACTTTTTGGTTGATTTGGTACCTAGGTATTCGAATTATTTTAGGTTAATTGGATCACCTGGTGAAGGGCAATCGTTCCTTGAATTGGTTAACTGGGAACCTAAATTTGCGAAATCTGTGATTGAGCATAGGGCTGAGGAGGAGAGTGAGAGGATTGGGATTAGGGTTAGGCCTAATTTTAGAGTTCAACTTCCTAGTGGTTTTGTGCTGAAGAAGGATATGAGGGACTGGGTTAGGGATTGGATGGAGCTTAATTATGTTTCACCTTACGCGGATGTTTCGCATTTGGAGCAGAATTCGAGGGAAATGGAGAAGAGGATGGTTGGTGTGTTTCATGAATTGTTGTCACTTTCACTGTATAAGAGGATTCCGGTGCCCATTTTGGGGAAGTTCTGTGATGAGTATAGATTTTCGAATGCCTTTTCGAGTGTTTTTACAAGGCATTCAGGGATATTTTATATGTCACTGAAAGGAGGGATCGAGACGGCGGTGCTAAGAGAAGCATACGAGGGTGATAagttggttgatttggatccacTGCTGGAGATAAAGGACAAGTTTGTTGAGTTGTTGGAGGAAGGTTGGCGGCAGAGGGCGGAGGAGTTGAGGTTGAAACAAGAGAAGCTTAGGAGGGATATGGAAAATTCGGCCACCAAAGTTGACCAAATGAGTGTGAAAGAGACCAATGTGGATGGTCGAAGACATGTGGACAATGGAAGACGGAGAGCTTTCAAG GATTTCAGTGAAACAGTGCTACAAGAAAATCTTTGTTTTGGTCCCGCACGAAGCCTGCAATATATTGGAGTTGGCGAGCAGTATATTTAA
- the LOC112754834 gene encoding adenylate isopentenyltransferase 3, chloroplastic, which translates to MTTTISMFMSRLTQPLINVPTSNVPKLNVRQIQKEKVVLIMGATGAGKSKLSVDLATCFPSEIINSDKIQVYEGLDIVTNKISKEEQKGVPHHLLGTQNPNIDFTSYDFCDMSLGAIDSITRREQLPIIVGGSNSYLEALIDDDDYKFRSRYDFCCLWVDVKMDVLDSYVQKRVDQMYLNGMVNELRPFFNPNNKDYSIGIRKAIGVPEFDEYFRRENVVDEETKQRLLDEAINEIKVNTCNLARKQFGKIQRLRNVKRWKIHRLDATPVFQKHGQEANKAWNKFVLEPSAMIIAKFLYNNNSSSSSSSSSSSITSNNRVVSGFSSSVPASSESVVCV; encoded by the coding sequence ATGACCACCACTATTTCAATGTTCATGTCTAGATTAACACAACCCTTAATAAATGTTCCTACTAGCAATGTCCCAAAATTGAATGTGAGGCAAATTCAGAAAGAGAAAGTAGTTTTGATCATGGGAGCCACAGGAGCTGGAAAGTCAAAGCTTTCTGTTGACCTTGCAACATGTTTTCCTTCAGAAATCATCAACTCAGACAAAATCCAAGTGTATGAAGGACTTGACATAGTTACAAACAAAATCTCCAAAGAAGAGCAAAAAGGGGTGCCACATCACTTACTAGGGACACAAAATCCCAACATTGATTTCACATCCTATGATTTTTGTGACATGTCACTAGGTGCCATTGACTCAATCACTAGGAGGGAACAGCTTCCAATCATAGTTGGTGGATCCAATTCATACCTTGAAGCCctaattgatgatgatgattacaAATTCAGATCAAGGTATGATTTTTGTTGCCTTTGGGTGGATGTGAAAATGGATGTTCTTGATTCATATGTGCAAAAAAGGGTTGACCAAATGTACCTAAATGGTATGGTCAATGAGCTTAGACCCTTTTTCAATCCCAATAATAAGGACTACTCAATTGGGATTAGAAAAGCAATTGGGGTGCCTGAATTTGATGAGTATTTTAGAAGAGAAAATGTTGTTGATGAAGAAACAAAGCAAAGGTTGCTTGATGAAGCAATCAATGAAATCAAGGTCAACACTTGCAACTTGGCTAGGAAACAATTTGGAAAAATCCAAAGGCTAAGGAATGTTAAGAGATGGAAGATTCATAGGTTGGATGCAACACCTGTTTTCCAAAAACATGGACAAGAAGCAAATAAGGCATGGAACAAGTTTGTGTTGGAGCCTAGTGCTATGATTATTGCAAAGTTTTTATATAATAacaactcatcatcatcatcatcatcatcatcatcatccatcactTCCAATAATAGAGTTGTTTCTGGATTTAGTAGTAGTGTTCCAGCTTCATCAGAGAGTGTTGTATGTGTGTGA
- the LOC112754814 gene encoding protein WHAT'S THIS FACTOR 1 homolog, chloroplastic isoform X2, translated as MLIFTLLRGGGLQCNRVSSVTHLKAMLFKPHTISSHILSNHLNQLRSISSLKVVWRKDPELDRAIENDKRFKLCARVVREVLNEPRHVIPLRYLEKRRQRMHLKVKIETFLNHNPGLFDVYLDRIKPKTEPVRFIRFSAKLQNFLEEQKRIFQKNEDLIVAKLCKLLMMSKNKVVSADKLLHVKKEFGFPDDFLVDLVPRYSNYFRLIGSPGEGQSFLELVNWEPKFAKSVIEHRAEEESERIGIRVRPNFRVQLPSGFVLKKDMRDWVRDWMELNYVSPYADVSHLEQNSREMEKRMVGVFHELLSLSLYKRIPVPILGKFCDEYRFSNAFSSVFTRHSGIFYMSLKGGIETAVLREAYEGDKLVDLDPLLEIKDKFVELLEEGWRQRAEELRLKQEKLRRDMENSATKVDQMSVKETNVDGRRHVDNGRRRAFK; from the exons ATGTTGATTTTTACCTTGCTGCGAGGAGGAGGCCTCCAG TGCAACAGAGTGAGCAGTGTCACACACCTGAAAGCAATGCTCTTCAAACCCCACACCATCTCTTCCCACATCCTCAGCAACCACCTCAACCAACTAAGATCCATTTCAAGCCTCAAAGTCGTTTGGCGCAAAGACCCAGAACTCGACCGTGCAATCGAAAACGACAAGCGTTTCAAGCTATGCGCCCGCGTCGTTCGCGAAGTCCTCAACGAACCCCGCCACGTCATCCCCCTTCGCTACCTCGAAAAGCGTCGCCAAAGAATGCACCTCAAAGTCAAAATCGAAACCTTCCTCAACCATAACCCTGGTTTGTTCGACGTCTACTTGGACCGCATTAAGCCCAAAACCGAACCTGTCCGGTTCATCCGGTTCAGTGCAAAGCTCCAGAACTTTCTAGAAGAACAAAAGAGAATCTTCCAGAAGAACGAGGACTTGATCGTTGCGAAACTCTGTAAGCTTTTGATGATGTCTAAGAATAAAGTTGTTAGTGCTGATAAGTTGCTTCATGTCAAGAAGGAATTCGGTTTCCCTGATGACTTTTTGGTTGATTTGGTACCTAGGTATTCGAATTATTTTAGGTTAATTGGATCACCTGGTGAAGGGCAATCGTTCCTTGAATTGGTTAACTGGGAACCTAAATTTGCGAAATCTGTGATTGAGCATAGGGCTGAGGAGGAGAGTGAGAGGATTGGGATTAGGGTTAGGCCTAATTTTAGAGTTCAACTTCCTAGTGGTTTTGTGCTGAAGAAGGATATGAGGGACTGGGTTAGGGATTGGATGGAGCTTAATTATGTTTCACCTTACGCGGATGTTTCGCATTTGGAGCAGAATTCGAGGGAAATGGAGAAGAGGATGGTTGGTGTGTTTCATGAATTGTTGTCACTTTCACTGTATAAGAGGATTCCGGTGCCCATTTTGGGGAAGTTCTGTGATGAGTATAGATTTTCGAATGCCTTTTCGAGTGTTTTTACAAGGCATTCAGGGATATTTTATATGTCACTGAAAGGAGGGATCGAGACGGCGGTGCTAAGAGAAGCATACGAGGGTGATAagttggttgatttggatccacTGCTGGAGATAAAGGACAAGTTTGTTGAGTTGTTGGAGGAAGGTTGGCGGCAGAGGGCGGAGGAGTTGAGGTTGAAACAAGAGAAGCTTAGGAGGGATATGGAAAATTCGGCCACCAAAGTTGACCAAATGAGTGTGAAAGAGACCAATGTGGATGGTCGAAGACATGTGGACAATGGAAGACGGAGAGCTTTCAAG TGA
- the LOC140177476 gene encoding uncharacterized protein, translated as MGATPFHRSILEVRLPKHFDKPTDMRYDGTQDPLEHLTAFEARMNLEGVGDEVRCRAFPVTLVGPAIRWFNNLPQGSVTQFSDISHAFLAQFTTRIAKAKHPINLLGVTQKAGEPTRKYLDRFNDKCLKIDGLTDSVASLCLTNGLLNEDFRKHFTTKPVWTMQEIQCVAK; from the coding sequence ATGGGGGCGACCCCGTTCCACCGTTCCATACTCGAGGTCCGGCTGCCGAAGCACTtcgacaagccaacggacatgaggtacgatggaacACAAGACCCGCTCGAACACCTAACGGCCTTTGAAGCCAGGATGAATCTAGAAGGAGTGGGAGACGAGGTAAGGTGTCGCGCCTTCCCGGTCACCCTTGTGGGACCTGCAATACGGTGGTTCAACAACCTCCCGCAGGGCTCGGTGACCCAATTCTCCGACATTAGCCACGCCTTCTTGGCTCAGTTCACGACCAGAATCGCCAAAGCCAAGCACCCGATCAATTTGCTGGGGGTGACTCAAAAAGCCGGGGAGCCGACTAGGAAATACCTAGATCGTTTCAACGACAAATGCCTGAAAATTGACGGGCTGACGGACTCGGTAGCGAGCTTGTGCTTGACGAATGGGCTCCTGAATGAGGATTTTAGAAAGCACTTTACCACAAAGCCGGTatggacaatgcaggagatccagTGCGTGGCTAAATAG
- the LOC112754804 gene encoding uncharacterized protein produces MGFNSVYRSLQDIFPQVDSRILRAVAIEHPKDADQAAEIVLTEIIPFIPKSNNPPATPPQDNGPGVPINLQVEREEEGNKLRHRRRVDVKDVGPSFASPSIAVEITNTANDAGFSSAPQLMPIQITKTVDCSSTPDLNVSLDAVSNSNDGTARVLGRNQILDLNVLWNGEDNFTGETSSKTSKKDTSNGFRQDAYENWEWGQVDVDADSKNLISAGVCQQIERDVIKESVSLDDNGNANANILTEELMGFVSSAATISTENLLLDKCETALIDKEDAEGQAVCHVQGNTVIDDLENVSASSKQDFLATESNGAVDEIHQNNKTVQSSQICRIDVLEEIIDEAKTNKRTLFSSMESLMNLMREVELQEKSAKEANMEAATGGCDILARVEEYQTMLEHAKEANDMHAGEVYGEKAILATELRELQSRLLGLSEERDKSLAILDEMRQNLESRLAAAEELRKAAEHEKLEKEESARKLLAEQEEEMNKVALESLRLQKEAEENSKLREFLMDRGRVVDVLQGEISVICQDIRLLKEKFDANLPLSQSFTSKETSCILASSGSSHKTSVASEAGSVLSDSTELLKTSPAASVASLSSKKSWHDDEGKKEEEEKVDMEKEKEHEKLKEKLKLKLKEREMEKFKANDDNKDLVDDGWDIFEW; encoded by the exons ATGGGTTTCAATTCGGTCTATAGGAGCTTGCAGGATATATTTCCACAG GTTGATTCCAGAATACTGAGGGCTGTGGCTATTGAACATCCAAAGGATGCCGATCAAGCTGCTGAAATTGTTCTTACTGAAATTATTCCTTTTATTCCAAAAAGCAACAACCCTCCTGCTACTCCTCCACAGGATAATGGCCCTGGAGTGCCAATAAATTTGCAAG TTGAACGGGAGGAGGAAGGGAATAAGTTGAGACATCGTAGGCGTGTTGATGTTAAAGATGTTGGGCCTTCTTTTGCTTCACCTTCTATAGCTGTAGAAATAACCAATACGGCTAATGATGCAGGGTTTTCTTCTGCTCCACAATTGATGCCCATACAAATTACTAAAACTGTTGATTGTTCTAGTACACCAGATCTGAATGTGTCTCTGGATGCTGTCAGCAATTCAAATGATGGTACTGCTAGAGTTCTTGGGCGAAATCAAATTCTGGATCTAAATGTTCTTTGGAATGGTGAAGATAACTTTACTGGAGAGACCTCAAGTAAGACATCTAAGAAGGATACATCAAATGGTTTTAGGCAGGATGCTTATGAAAATTGGGAGTGGGGACAAGTTGATGTAGATGCAGacagcaaaaatctgatttctgCTGGGGTGTGTCAACAGATTGAACGTGACGTTATCAAGGAGTCAGTTTCCTTGGATGATAATGGTAATGCAAATGCGAACATTCTGACTGAAGAATTGATGGGTTTTGTTAGTTCTGCTGCTACTATTTCTACTGAAAACCTCTTGCTGGACAAATGTGAAACTGCCTTGATTGACAAAGAAGATGCTGAGGGTCAAGCTGTTTGTCATGTTCAAGGAAATACAGTTATTGATGATCTAGAGAATGTTTCTGCATCTTCAAAGCAAGATTTTCTTGCAACTGAAAGTAATGGTGCTGTTGATGAAATTCATCAGAATAATAAAACTGTCCAATCTAGTCAAATATGCAGGATTGATGTGCTTGAGGAGATAATTGAtgaagcaaaaactaacaag AGAACTTTGTTTTCATCAATGGAATCTCTTATGAACTTAATGAGAGAAGTGGAGCTTCAGGAGAAATCTGCAAAGGAGGCCAATATGGAAGCTGCTACAGGAGGCTGCGATATTCTTGCTAGGGTGGAAGAATATCAAACAATGCTGGAACATGCCAAAGAAGCAAATGACATG CATGCAGGAGAAGTTTATGGAGAAAAGGCAATTCTTGCAACTGAACTTAGGGAACTTCAATCTCGTCTGCTCGGTTTGTCTGAAGAGAGGGACAAGTCTCTTGCcattcttgatgag ATGCGCCAAAATCTTGAATCACGACTAGCTGCAGCAGAGGAATTGAGGAAAGCAGCTGAGCATGAAAAGCTGGAAAAGGAGGAATCTGCAAGAAAGCTTCTTgctgaacaggaagaggagatgaatAAGGTAGCACTGGAGTCCTTAAGGCTACAAAAGGAGGCAGAAGAGAATTCAAAG TTACGGGAGTTCCTGATGGACCGTGGGCGGGTTGTTGATGTCTTGCa AGGAGAAATATCTGTTATTTGTCAGGACATTAGGCttctaaaagagaaatttgaTGCAAATCTTCCTTTGAGCCAATCCTTCACCTCAAAGGAGACCAGTTGCATCTTAGCATCTTCAGGTTCATCCCACAAAACCTCGGTGGCATCGGAAGCTGGTTCTGTGCTCAGTGATTCGACTGAACTACTGAAGACTAGTCCAGCTGCCTCAGTTGCAAGCCTTTCTTCTAAGAAAAGTTGGCATGATGATGAggggaagaaggaggaggaggagaaggtggATATGGAGAAGGAAAAGGAACATGAAAAGTTAAAGGAGAAACTGAAGTTGAAGTTGAAGGAGAGGGAGATGGAAAAATTCAAAGCTAATGATGACAACAAGGATCTTGTTGATGATGGGTGGGATATTTTTGAGTGGTAG
- the LOC112754830 gene encoding uncharacterized protein, which produces MNIKTFLGFLMERVKILNLITLALTFLALVPKMESQMRSPIFPLPALPSPPQSPPLRPLCASQFALANYACGQLRTQPTLPSLPNSLLPDRDEDDDGSHQRHSHRHGHSHRHRHELTASERNCCRWAREMDSQCVCEVLLRLPLSLSRPRHRFTVSIGESCDVTYTCGGTR; this is translated from the coding sequence ATGAACATCAAAACATTTCTGGGGTTCTTGATGGAGAGAGTCAAGATTCTAAATCTAATTACATTGGCTCTTACATTTTTGGCATTGGTGCCAAAGATGGAGAGCCAGATGAGGTCACCAATTTTTCCACTGCCTGCACTGCCTTCACCACCACAATCTCCTCCACTCCGTCCACTTTGTGCATCACAATTTGCACTAGCAAACTATGCTTGTGGACAATTGCGTACCCAACCAACACTTCCATCGCTGCCAAATTCATTGCTCCCTGATCGTGATGAAGACGACGATGGGAGTCACCAAAGACACAGCCACAGGCATGGCCATTCACACCGGCACCGGCACGAACTCACTGCTTCGGAGCGGAACTGTTGCCGTTGGGCTAGGGAAATGGACAGCCAATGTGTGTGTGAAGTTCTACTTAGGTTGCCTCTTTCCCTTAGTAGACCTCGGCATAGGTTCACAGTCAGCATTGGAGAATCTTGTGATGTCACTTACACTTGTGGGGGGACACGATGA